The segment tccattgctcgtgtttcttggcccaagcaagtctcttcttcttattggtgtcctttagtagtggtttctttgcagcaattcgaccatgaaggcctgattcacacagtctcctctgaacagttgatgttgagatgtgtctgttacttgaactctgaagcatttttTTGGActccaatttctgaggctggtaactctaatgaacttatcctctgcagcagaggtaactctgggtcttcctttcctcatgacagccagtttcatcataacgcttttgcgactgcacttgaagatacGTTCAACATTCATGTCTTTAaaaaatgatggactgtcgtttgtctttaattatttgagctgttcttaccataatatggccTTGgaattttaccaaatagggctatcttctgtataccacccctaccttgtcacaacacaactgattttctcaaacacattaagaaggaaagaaattccacaaatgaacttttaacagacctgttaattgaaatgcattccaggtgactacctcatgaagctgatcgagagaatgccaagagtgtgcaaagttgtcatcaaggcaaagggtggctacttctcagaatcttaaatataaaatatattttgatttgtttaatacttttttggttgctacctgattccatatgttttattttatagttttgatgtcttcactattattctgcaatgtagaaaatatttaaaaaaagaaaaacccttgaatgagtacttgtgtccaaacttttgacttgtattGTAAGTGCTGGCACAGCTTATACACTAGGAAAGTGAAACTCACAATTTAACTGCCATTGCCCTGCAACAATATCATATAATAATCACTAGAGATTCATCATACGAATACATCTGTTGAATGAACAGGCTTCCCATTGAGTATAATATTATTATAACAATACAATATTATTGGTTTGAATATCTTTTTACTCATGAGAACAGCTTTTCCTGAAGGATTCCTAGTAGTGTcacaatgtaataaaatgtagTTTGGCCCTTTGTGATGAGGTGCCAGTTGGCTCCAGTTCATACTTTCTCTTTCCCATCACATGTTGTTCCAAAGGGTCCGAGCATGATGAGCAGCAGATTGCTCAAAGTGTTCCCATATGATAGAAAACGAGAGTGATCTCTGCAGAAAACCATCGGAAACAAGACGGCTCTGTCTCCATCGTACTTCCTCCTGCCTCTGAAACCTATTCATTCCATTTCAAAACGGTCCTTTGGGGACCGAAATATCTATTCATTTATATCTATATCTGAGCCATAATGAAACAAAGAAGTAGGTTTGCATCAagctaatgagagagagagagagagagagagagagagagagagagagagagagagagagagagagagagagagagagagagagagagagagagagagagagagagagagagagagagagagagagagagagagagacagagacagagacagagacagagagagacagagagagacagagagagacagagacagagagagagagaccgtgtgCTCACCCCTCACCATCAACAGATACCAGACCTTGGTCAAAAACAAATGTGAAATCTAGAATTAGAATCAGTCATTCTAACACTATGCCGTTCGCTAACAATGcaatactgtctctctctctaactccacaAACAGTGGGTATGTCTGGCATACCAACAAGATGCCAAGACACCAAGACCAATCTGGGGGATTTCTGCTTGTGACCTGCATGCTATGatcgttttttttgtttttttttgttatgtttacgGTCATCTTTTCCTGTAAAAGACGATGCTAAGAATTTCCCTTGGCCTTTGTTGGAAATAATTTCAGACTGAGGATGCCATCCCTTCCCACCATAAAGCAATCAGAGGGTTATGTGTTATTTGAATGGGAACTGGTTTGTCGTGCTGCCAATGTAGGGCGGTAAATACATTGGGtaacaatacagacagacagacagacgctatCAATGGAAACCTTTATCAAGGACATGCTTGGTTCACTTCTATTCTACATGCATACCTGAAGGGGTTTTTCCTGTGTTTGCACTGATGAAAGTCCCTGTACTGATACAGAAGAGATACAGATGTGTTCATGTGTTCACAGGTAGACGACAAGAAGAATAAAATAACACATGCCCTGTTTCCTGTAACTCAGGTGATTCCATGACTCTATGCAGGCGTGACTCGACTCAACTGTATTTTTAGTCTTCGGTCCAAATGGAACACGAACCCCACAACATCTACTGTCTACGGCCCGCTCTCAATCACCTGAAGAACATTCTGGGACAAACCCCATCTACTGTCTACGACTTGCTCTCAATCACCTGAAGAACATTCTGGGACAAACCCCATCTACTGTCTACGACCCGCTCTCAATCACCTGAAGGACATTCTGGGACAAACCCCATCTACTGTCTACGACCCGCTCTCAATCACCTGAAGGACATTCTGGGACAAACCCCATCTACTGTCTACGACCCGCTCTCAATCACCTGAAGGACATTCTGGGACAAACCCCATCTACTGTCTGCGACCCGCTCTCAATCACCTGAAGGACATTCTGGGACAAACACCATCTACTGTCTACGACTTGCTCTCAATCACCTGAAGGACATTCTGGGACAAACCCCATCTACTGTCTACGAGCCGCTCTCAATCACCTGAAGGACATTCTGGGACAAACACCATCTACTGTCTACGAGCCGCTCTCAATCACCTGAAGAACATTCTGGGACAAACCCCATCTACTGTCTACGACTTGCTCTCAATCACCTGAAGGACATTCTGGGACAAACACCATCTACTGTCTACGAGCCGCTCTCAATCACCTGAAGGACATTCTGGGACAAACCCCATCTACTGTCTACGGCCCGCTCTCAATCACCTGAAGGACATTCTGGGACAAACCCCATCTACTGTCTACGTCCCGCTCTCAATCATCTGAAGAACATTCTGGGACAAACCCCATCTACTGTCTACGACCCGCTCTCAATCACCTGAAGAACATTCTGGGACAAACCCCATCTACTGTCTACGACCCGCTCTCAATCACCTGAAGGACATTCTGGGACAAACCCCATCTACTGTCTACGACCCGCTCTCAATCACCTGAAGGACATTCTGGGACAAACCCCATCTACTGTCTACGACTTGCTCTCATTCACCTGAAGGACATTCTGGGACAAACCCCATCTATTGTCTACGACTTGCTCTCAATCACCTGAAGGACATTCTGGGACAAACCCCATCTACTGTCTACGACCCGCTCTCAATCACCTGAAGGACATTCTGGGACAAACTCCATCTACTGTCTACGACTTGCTCTCAATCACCTGAAGGACATTCTGGGACAAACCCCATCTACTGTCTACGAGCCGCTCTCAATCACCTGAAGGACATTCTGGGACAAACTCCATCTACTGTCTACGACTTGCTCTCAATCACCTGAAGGACATTCTGGGACAAACCCCATCTACTGTCTACGACCCGCTCTCAATCACCTGAAGGACATTCTGGGACAAACACCATCTACTGTCTACGACCCGCTCTCAATCACCTGAAGAACATTCTGGGACAATCCCCATCTACTGTCTACGACTTGCTCTCAATCACCTGAAGGACATTCTGGGACAAACCCCATCTACTGTCTACGACCCGCTCTCAATCACCTGAAGGACATTCTGGGACAAACCCCATCTACTGTCTACGAGCCGCTCTCAATCACCTGAAGAACATTCTGGGACAAACCCATCACTGGTGTGGGTTTGGCGTTTTACATTTTGTTGGATAACTATTTTCATGTTCTCCAACCAATGTAAAATGCCTGGAGTTTGCTAGACGGCAGTGGGACTTGGATTGGAACTGGTGcattggtcagatgacatgaacatAGAGCTCTATGGCCACGCGAACCAGTGCTAGGATTGGCTTCGAAGTGAGAATGCATAAGCAGAAAATAATCCCCCCCCCCATACCTACTGTTAAATATGGTGGTGggtctttgatgttatggggctattttgcttccactggtcctggggagTTCTAttaaggtcaacagcatcatgaactttactcagtaccaggacattttcgACAAAAACCTGATTGCCTCAGCCAGGAGGCTGTAACTTTGCTGCAAGTGGATCACTGTTCACCGTAATGGTCTTGAACAATTTGGTTTGGTTAGGGACCAACACTAACAAAAACTGTTGACCTCCTAGGTCAAGAACATGTGATGCAGAGCCACGTGACCGATAGCTGTGACCGATTCACctatggattcaggtgtgtttgtgtctggattcaggtgtgtgtgtctggattcaggtgtgtgtgtgtgtgtggattcaggtgtgtgtgtgtctggattcaggtgtgtgtgtggattcaggtgtgtgtgtgtgtctggattcaggtgtgtgtgtgtgtggattcaggtgtgtgtgtgtctggattcaggtgtgtgtgtgtgtggattcaggtgtgtgtgtgtctggattcaggtgtgtgtgtgtgtggattcaggtgtgtgtgtctggattcaggtgtgtgtgtgtctggattcaggtgtgtgtgtgtttgtgtgtggattcaggtgtgcgtgtgtgtgtgtggattaaggtgtgtgtgtgtgtggattcaggtgtgtgtgtgtgtggattcaggtgtgtgtgtgtgtgtgtgtgtggggattcatgtgtgtgtgtgtgcgtgcgtgcctgacGTTAGCCTTAAGCAGCTTCCAGACCTGTGGTTATGGGGTAGTGGCAGCTTCCAGACCTGTGGTTATGGGGTAGTGGCAGCTTCCAGACCTGTGTCTACGTGGTAGTGGCAGCTTCCAGACCTGTGGCTATGGGGTAGTGGCAGCTTCCAGACCTGTGGTTATGGGGTAGTGGCAGCTTCCAGACCTGTGGTTATGGGGTAGTGGCAGCTTCCAGACCTGTGGTTATGGGGTAGTGGCAGCTTCCAGACCTGTGGTTATGGGGTAGTGGCAGCTTCCAGACCTGTGGTTATGGGGTAGTGGCAGCTTCCAGACCTGTGTCTACGGGGTAGTGGCAGCTTCCAGACCTGTGGTTATGGGGTAGTGGCAGCTTCCAGACCTGTGGTTATGGGGTAGTGGCAGCTTCCAGACCTGTGGTTATGGGGTAGTGGCAGCTTCCAGACCTGTGTCTACGGGGTAGTGGCAGCTTCCAGACCTGTGGTTACGGGGTAGTGGCAGCTTCCAGACCTGTGGCTATGGGGTAGTGGCAGCTTCCAGACCTGTGGTTATGGGGTAGTGGCAGCTTCCAGACCTGTGGCTATGGGGTAGTGGCAGCTTCCAGACCTGTGGTTATGAGGTGGTGGCAGCTTCCAGACCTGTGGCTATGGGGTAGTGGCAGCTTCCAGACCTGTGGTTATGGGGTAGTGGCAGCTTCAGACCTGTGGCTATGGGGTAGTGGCAGCTTCCAGACCTGTGGTATGGGGTAGTGGCGGCTTCCAGACCTGTGGTTATGGGGTAGTGGCAGCTTCCAGACCTGTGGTTATGGGGTAGTGGCAGCTTCCAGACCTGTGTCTATGGGGTAGTGGCAGCTTCCAGACCTGTGGTTATGGGGTAGTGGCAGCTTCCAGACCTGTGTCTATGGGGTAGTGGCAGCTTCCAGACCTGTGTCTATGGGGTAGTGGCAGCTTCCAGACCTGTGGTTATGGGGTAGTGGCAGCTTCCAGACCTGTGTCTATGGGGTAGTGGCAGCTTCCAGACCTGTGGTTATGGGGTAGTGGCAGCTTCTAGACCTGTGGTTATGGGGTAGTGGCAGCTTCCAGACCTGTGGCTATGGGGTAGTGGCAGCTTCCAGACCTGTGTCTATGGGGTAGTGGCAGCTTCCAGACCTGTGTCTATGGGGTAGTGGCAGCTTCCAGACCTGTGGTTATGAGGTGGTGGCAACTCAATGTGGTGTGTTAACTAGTCTGGAGGGAGGGTCTCAGTGTGGTGTGTTAACTagtctggagggggggggggggggtcgcagtgtggtctgttaactagtctggagggggggggggtcgcaGTGTGGTGTGTTAACTAGTCTGGAGGGGTGTCAGTGTGGTGCATTAACtaatctggggggggggggtctcagtGTGATGTGTTAACTAGTCTGGAGGGGTGTCAGTGTGGTGTGTTAACTAGTCTGGGGGGGTCTCAGTGTGGTCTGTTAACTagtctggagggggggggggggtcgcagTGTGGTGTGTTAACTAGTCTGGAGGGGTGTCAGTGTGGTGCATTAACTaatctgggggggggggtctcagtGTGATGTGTTAACTAGTCTGGAGGGGTGTCAGTGTGGTGTGTTAACTAGTCTGGAGGGGGTCTCAGTGTGGTGTGACTGGTACCTACCTAGTACACTGATGTAGAAGGACTGGTACCTACCTAGTACACTGATGTAGAAGGACTGGTACCTACCTAGTACACTGATGTAGAAGGACTGGTACCTACCTACCTAGTACACTGATGTAGAAGGACTGGTACCTACCTAGTACACTGATGTAGAAGGACTGGTACCTACCTACCTAGTACACTGATGTAGTAGGACTGGTACCTACCTAGTACACTGATGTAGTAGGACTGGTACCTACCTAGTACACTGATGTAGAAGGACTGGTACCTACCTAGTACACTGATGTAGAAAGACTGGTACCTACCTAGTACACTGATGTAGAAGGACTGGTACCTACCTAGTACACTGATGTAGAAGGACTGGTACCTACCTAGTACACTGATGTAGAAGGACTGGTACCTACCTAGTACACTGATGCAGAAGGACTGGTACCTACCTAGTACACTGATGTAGAAGGACTGGTACCTACCTAGTACACTGATGTAGAAGGACTGGTACCTACCTAGTACACTGATGTAGAAGGACTGGTACCTACCTGGTACACTGATGTAGAAGGACTGGTACCTACCTAGTACACTGATGTAGAAGGACTGGTACCTACCTAGTACACTGATGTAGAAGGACTGGTACCTACCTACCTGGTACACTGATGTAGAAGGACTGGTACCTACCTAGTACACTGATGTAGAAGGACTTGTACCTACCTGGTACACTGATGTAGAAGGACTGGTACCTACCTAGTACACTGATGTAGAAGGACTTGTACCTACCTGGTACACTGATGTAGAAGGACTGGTACCTACCTAGTACACTGATGTAGAAGGACTTGTACCTACCTAGTACACTGATGTAGAAGGACTGGTACCTACCTAGTACACTGATGTAGAAGGACTGGTACCTACCTAGTACACTGATGTAGAAGGACTGGTACCTACCTAGTACACTGATGTAGAAGGACTTGTAACTACCTAGTACACTGATGTAGAAGGACTGGTACCTACCTACCTAGTACACTGATGTAGAAGGACTGGTACCTACCTACCTGGTACACTGATGTAGAAGGACTGGTACCTACCTACCTAGTACACTGATGTAGAAAGACTGATCGATCAGTTTGTTGCCCTCTGGATCCACTAGGTTGAACTTGAAGGAGAcactccctcctttctctcccttctcATGACTGTACTCCAAAAGACCTgcaatgcaacacacacacacacacacacacacacacacacacacacacacacacacacacacacacacacacacacacacacacacacacacacacacacacacacacacacacacacacacacacacacacacacacacacacacaaatttgcATGGATGATTGAACATCTCATTTGATATGTAATATAAATAAATACTTTACTTTTTTTTTAACTTAAGGGTTTATTTTAACAGGTATTGTAGGCATGCATTGCTCTGTCACTGTTAAAGAGGCGGACGAGACAGATTGACAGTTAAGTAAACGGAGAGAAAGTCACAGAAGGAAAaaagtatgagagagagaaataaaggagggagagaagaagaaaggagggagggagagaagaagaaaagagggagggagagaagaagaagacattTAAGGTAACGGCTGAGGTTGAGGTGAATTTACGGGACGAAGGCGGAGACTTTCACTTTGTTCCAAGTCAGAGTGAAAGTGAGAGACAGTATAAATACACCTGAACAACCTGCCTGATACACACCACTATCAGCAGCATCACCTGGCAGcgtcctcactctctctcacagctTCACACACCTGAACGACCTGCCTGAAACACACCACCCTCAGCAGCAACATGACATCTCAAGTGGCAGGACTTCTCTTCGTCGCGACAGTGTGCTTGGGCTATGCATCAGgtaatagacatacacacacacacacacacacacacacacacacacacacacacacacacacacacacacacacacacacacacacacacacacacacacacacacacacacacacacaaacacagggagagagagaagtattCCGTTCTGTGATTGATTTCGAAACTGGCGCTAGACTTGGGAATCTAGAAATAGAGCCTGGTCTGTGTCTGACTAGGATACTACTATGTTGGCTTCCTCCCAGACGAATTCAGTGTGAAATTGATCTTAAACACTTCAGAGGTCATTGGCTTAAACTACATGACCTCGTTGAGGAAGTGCAGCTCTTCTGAGATAGCTTATATCTGTAAAAGGGTTTTACCCAGATCTATTAAACATGTGCTTGGTCTTTAATGAGTTTTCTGGTAAAAGATGTTGTTTCTCATCAGCGAGGGTCACTCATATTGATcttcgtgtctctctctctctctctctctctctctctctctctctctctctctctctctctctctctctctctctctctcagtattctCTGAGGTACCCATGGACTGCTGTCTCCTCACCACTGAGACACGTTTCCCTCGCCACTTCAAGATGGTCTCCTACCTCCTGCAGACCacagaaaaaggctgtaacattGATGCCACTGTGTGAGTGTCTTCCTCTTTAAGACAAATTACTTCTCTTCCACCTGATACTCAGGCTGAATAaaattttatttttataaacATGATACGACACACGTTATAACCATACAAGAACACGATTCCAAGTGTAGTACAATCCCTAGGTTTAGAAACCACATTACTTACAGTTAAGGCACTCCTAAGCAATTTGGAGGCCTGCCAGATTCTGCTCCCCATCAGCGGCTCACCGATCTCTTTACGTGGTCCCTTGAGCACTTTTTGGCAACCACTTAGTCTGGTATCACTCTGAACTTTAACGATTGTCAAATTCTGATCTGTTCCCTCCAGGTTCATCACTAAGACAGGGTTGAGACTGTGCACGCCCCATCCCACAAAGAGCACGTGGGTGGCAGACTACATCAAACGTCTGGAGCGAAACATCTCCCTCTGGATAGCTGATACACCTCAGCAGTAAATGAGGTAAGCATTTACTATACCAACGAGAGAAATAGGTACAAAACTTTTCAAGATGGATTTATTCCTGAGTGTTTTTCTATGTCAGACTTTATTATTTGCTTTTTGTTCTTGTCTCTTTCCCCTAGTCCCCTTTCCCCTATTTTGGCTAAATTATATAGTTGTTTTAATGTTCTGCAGTGTTTTCATTCACAGCTCTCCCCTTTAACCTGCTCTGCGGGACTCCAAATCCTGTTTGTTAAGAGTTCTTGTCCTGTGTGCCTGTCTTCCACACAGGATGAAAACAGCAGAGTGAGACCAGAAgaggaatgaaggagaggagtggaggagaggaatggaggagaggagtggaggagaggaatggaggagaggagtggaggagaggaatgga is part of the Salvelinus namaycush isolate Seneca chromosome 18, SaNama_1.0, whole genome shotgun sequence genome and harbors:
- the LOC120062952 gene encoding C-C motif chemokine 4-like gives rise to the protein MTSQVAGLLFVATVCLGYASVFSEVPMDCCLLTTETRFPRHFKMVSYLLQTTEKGCNIDATVFITKTGLRLCTPHPTKSTWVADYIKRLERNISLWIADTPQQ